The Thermococcus sibiricus MM 739 DNA window AGCAGGCGTTGATATAGTAGATGTATCTTTCATGCCTGAAAATCCCATGGAACTTTATGATAAAGCGGAGAAAGCTCAGGTAACTGTTGTATTTGATGCTGGATTTGCACCGGGCCTCAGTCACATATTTCTAGGACGAATTTATCAGGAAATGGATGAACTCGAAGAGGCCTATATTTATGTCGGAGGCCTTCCAAAAGAACCTAAACCTCCATTATATTATAGAATAACATGGTCTCCTTACGATTTAATTGAAGAGTATACTAGGCCTGCGAGAGTCATAAGAGATGGAAAGATTGTTTCTGTGGATCCTCTAGAGGGGATTAAAAACGTGAACATCGGTAATAGAGAATTTGAAGCATTTGTAAGCGATGGCCTGCGCTCGCTTCTTGAGAATATTAATGCTAAGAGACTGGAGGAATGGACACTCCGCTGGCCAGGACATTTAGCCAAGATGAAAATCTTAAGGGAACTTGGGTTCTTCAGTTCGGAAAACTTGGAAAATACTCTTAATGTGATATCTCCATTAACGACATACGAAAGCCCGGATTTTTCAATAATGGAAGTTATTGGAAAAGGCAGAATTAATGATAGATCCATGGAAGTTAGGTATTTCCTGTATGATGAAGAAAAAGATGGTTTTACATCGATGGCCCGTGTTACCGGTTTTACGACGGCTATAGTAGCTCGCATTGTAGCAAAAGGGTTGTGTGCTTATGGAGTTATCCCTCCAGAGGTTCTTGGAATGAGGGAGGACACTTACATAGAGATAATGCGGGAACTCAAAAAGAGGGATATTTTGGTAGAGGTGAATAAAAGTGCTTCACCTGATAATTGCGGACAGTGAACTTGAACTTGTGCCCAAAGAGCTTCAAAATCACCCCTCAATTATTAGCCATGCTAAGAGAAGATTCAAAAAGCC harbors:
- a CDS encoding saccharopine dehydrogenase family protein: MKVLILGAGNVGKAIAWDLKDEFEVSVGDVSERRLEELSKFAETIKIDASNFNELVEIMRQFELVIGALPGRFGYSTVKAAIKAGVDIVDVSFMPENPMELYDKAEKAQVTVVFDAGFAPGLSHIFLGRIYQEMDELEEAYIYVGGLPKEPKPPLYYRITWSPYDLIEEYTRPARVIRDGKIVSVDPLEGIKNVNIGNREFEAFVSDGLRSLLENINAKRLEEWTLRWPGHLAKMKILRELGFFSSENLENTLNVISPLTTYESPDFSIMEVIGKGRINDRSMEVRYFLYDEEKDGFTSMARVTGFTTAIVARIVAKGLCAYGVIPPEVLGMREDTYIEIMRELKKRDILVEVNKSASPDNCGQ